A single window of Actinoallomurus bryophytorum DNA harbors:
- the galT gene encoding galactose-1-phosphate uridylyltransferase produces the protein MSAHAVTASTARTSVRLADGRELIYFDDAPGLDRSTLDLRDLPPYAPAAELAYDVLHDEEVLVAAHRQNRTYQPAPGECPLCASRGDHLSEIPATGYHVVSFENRFPSLGGPAGGRCEVLCFTSLHDGSFAALPPERLATVGRAWADRTAELGKRPDVEYVFLFENRGAAIGATLPHPHGQIYAFPYVPPTPRRMLAAAGRFREAHGRCLMCEVVAREAAGPRVVAETDGFLAYVPEAARWPYEVYVAPRSCVPDLPALDAARRDELMRLYADVLRRFDALFEHPTPYMACWYQAPAHASRDAAHLCARVYTPQRTADKLKFLATSETGGGAYINDVLPDAAAARLREL, from the coding sequence ATGTCGGCCCATGCCGTCACCGCGTCCACCGCTCGTACGTCCGTGCGGCTCGCGGACGGACGAGAGCTCATCTACTTCGACGACGCGCCCGGGCTGGACCGTTCGACGCTCGACCTGCGCGACCTGCCCCCGTACGCGCCCGCCGCCGAGCTGGCCTACGACGTGCTGCACGACGAGGAGGTCCTCGTCGCCGCCCACCGGCAGAACCGCACCTACCAGCCGGCGCCCGGAGAGTGTCCGCTGTGCGCCTCTCGCGGCGACCACCTCAGCGAGATCCCGGCCACCGGCTACCACGTGGTCTCGTTCGAGAACCGCTTCCCCTCCCTCGGCGGCCCGGCGGGCGGGCGCTGTGAGGTGCTGTGCTTCACCAGCCTCCACGACGGGTCCTTCGCGGCCCTGCCGCCCGAACGGCTGGCCACCGTCGGCCGTGCCTGGGCCGACCGCACGGCCGAGCTCGGGAAGCGCCCTGACGTGGAGTACGTCTTCCTGTTCGAGAACCGCGGCGCGGCGATCGGTGCGACGCTGCCGCACCCGCACGGCCAGATCTACGCCTTCCCGTACGTTCCGCCGACCCCGCGCCGGATGCTCGCCGCCGCCGGGCGGTTCCGGGAGGCGCACGGCCGGTGCCTGATGTGCGAAGTGGTCGCCCGCGAGGCCGCCGGGCCGCGCGTCGTGGCCGAGACCGACGGCTTCCTCGCGTACGTGCCCGAGGCCGCCCGCTGGCCGTACGAGGTCTACGTCGCCCCGCGCTCCTGCGTCCCCGACCTGCCCGCGCTGGACGCCGCACGGCGTGACGAGCTCATGCGTCTTTACGCCGACGTGCTCCGCCGCTTCGACGCCCTCTTCGAGCACCCGACGCCGTACATGGCCTGCTGGTACCAGGCCCCGGCGCATGCGTCGCGCGACGCGGCGCACCTGTGTGCCCGCGTCTACACGCCGCAGCGCACCGCCGACAAGCTGAAGTTCCTCGCCACGAGCGAGACCGGCGGCGGCGCGTACATCAACGACGTCCTCCCCGACGCCGCCGCCGCCCGCCTCCGCGAGCTCTGA
- a CDS encoding LacI family DNA-binding transcriptional regulator, whose product MTADPGDRGDARVPARPGLRDVAKLAGVSHQTVSRVFKDHPRVSTETRAKVLAAAAQLDFRPNAFARALATGRSRTLGVVSFDARQFGPASMISEIEHCAREADYFTSVIALQSTSERSIAEAAERLRGQGVDGLIVIPGHAPLTQTIKHLPRDLPVVVMESETIVPAVGVDQYTGPKAATRYLLDLGHRTVHHLPGPMSWLEARERHRGWRDALTDAGAPVPPTIPGDWSAGSGYERGLALAADPQVTGVFAANDQNALGLLRALHEAGRRVPDDVSVIGFDDIPEAAYFIPPLTTIRQDFTAVGRSSVNLLLEQIESGHRSDNKIIISTELVSRSSAGRAPA is encoded by the coding sequence ATGACCGCAGATCCCGGGGATCGGGGCGACGCGCGGGTGCCGGCGCGCCCCGGCCTCCGGGATGTGGCCAAGCTCGCCGGGGTGTCGCACCAGACGGTGTCTCGGGTCTTCAAGGACCACCCGAGGGTGAGCACGGAGACCCGGGCCAAGGTCCTGGCGGCGGCCGCCCAGCTGGACTTCCGGCCCAACGCCTTCGCGCGTGCCCTCGCCACCGGCCGGTCGCGCACGCTCGGCGTGGTCAGCTTCGACGCGAGGCAGTTCGGGCCCGCGTCGATGATCAGTGAGATCGAGCACTGCGCGCGCGAGGCCGACTACTTCACCAGCGTCATCGCGCTGCAGTCGACCAGCGAGCGTTCGATCGCCGAGGCGGCGGAGCGGCTGCGCGGCCAGGGAGTGGACGGGCTGATCGTGATCCCCGGCCATGCCCCGCTGACCCAGACCATCAAGCACCTGCCGCGGGACCTGCCCGTCGTGGTCATGGAGAGCGAGACGATCGTCCCGGCGGTCGGGGTGGACCAGTACACCGGGCCGAAGGCGGCCACCCGCTACCTCCTCGACCTCGGCCACCGGACCGTTCACCACCTGCCCGGCCCGATGTCGTGGCTGGAGGCGCGCGAGCGTCACCGCGGCTGGCGCGACGCGCTGACCGACGCCGGAGCGCCGGTGCCGCCGACCATCCCCGGCGACTGGAGTGCCGGGTCGGGGTACGAGCGAGGTCTGGCTCTGGCGGCCGACCCGCAGGTCACGGGGGTGTTCGCGGCCAACGACCAGAACGCTCTGGGCCTGCTGCGCGCCCTGCACGAGGCGGGCCGCAGGGTGCCGGACGACGTCAGCGTGATCGGCTTCGACGACATCCCCGAGGCGGCGTACTTCATTCCGCCGCTCACCACGATCCGTCAGGACTTCACCGCCGTCGGCCGGTCCAGCGTGAACCTCCTGCTCGAGCAGATCGAGAGCGGCCACCGCAGTGACAACAAGATCATCATTTCCACCGAGCTGGTCAGCCGGAGCAGCGCCGGGCGGGCACCCGCGTAA